In Actinomycetota bacterium, the DNA window GATGATGAGATTGATGGCGGGCATGCTCATGGATGCAGAGGTGTCTTCCATCTGCGGGGCGGAGTACCGGGAGAGATCGGAGGAGCGCACGAACTCGAGGAACGGCCACCGCCA includes these proteins:
- a CDS encoding transposase; translation: MGFNQGLASILSFPSINIGFNLLREMMRLMAGMLMDAEVSSICGAEYRERSEERTNSRNGHR